A window of the Hevea brasiliensis isolate MT/VB/25A 57/8 chromosome 6, ASM3005281v1, whole genome shotgun sequence genome harbors these coding sequences:
- the LOC110647991 gene encoding protein MICRORCHIDIA 6 isoform X2, protein MDPEAMRRCMSFGFSDKKNKSAIGQYGNGFKTSTMRLGADVIVFSRHLHERALTQSIGLLSYTFLSLTGLDRIVVPMVDYEFNTTTGNLEISHRCGKEHFMSNLSMILQWSPYSTEVELLKQFDDIGSHGTKVIIYNLWLNDDGIVELDFDTDPEDIRICGDIKKVDTIPAWRMVNEQHIANRLHYSLRVYLSILYLRIPDTFQIILRGRLVEHHNLADDLKFQEFILYRPQCGGCVEGQVITTIGFLKEAPHVCVHGFNVYHKNRLILPFWPVVSYADSRGRGVVGVLEANFIEPTHNKQDFERTSLFQKLEGRLKEMTWEYWDYHCGLIGYQVKKKPPAPQPKQDSPLVMANGKTKPVKFSPSSPVVASAKALPATGLCTKRKHSDDLVELESVKRHGQSRANAIVSGQNLEAQVHPINTATQSKYQEATNLMQENKKLRAQCLEFEKRKEELNKKATQLRNELEEVEREYSQLMAEVKSLDLIKEENDVNM, encoded by the exons ATGGATCCAGAAGCAATGCGACGTTGCATGAGTTTTGGGTTCTCAGATAAAAAAAACAAATCTGCTATTGGACAAT ATGGGAATGGCTTTAAGACTAGCACTATGAGACTTGGGGCTGATGTTATTGTTTTCAGTCGCCACTTGCATGAGAG GGCATTGACACAAAGCATTGGTCTTCTCTCTTATACATTTTTGTCACTAACGGGACTTGACAGGATAGTAGTGCCAATG GTGGATTATGAGTTCAACACTACGACTGGGAATTTGGAAATTTCTCATCGTTGTGGAAAAGAGCATTttatgtctaatctttctatGATATTGCAGTGGTCTCCATATTCAACAGAAGTTGAGCTTCTAAAGCAA TTTGATGACATAGGGTCACATGGCACTAAAGTTATCATCTATAATTTATGGTTGAATGATGATGGGATTGTGGAGCTAGACTTCGATACGGATCCTGAG GATATTCGTATTTGTGGGGATATAAAAAAAGTTGACACAATTCCTGCTTGGAGGATGGTTAATGAACAGCACATTGCTAACCGGTTACATTACTCTCTTCGG gTGTATTTGTCCATCTTGTACTTGCGGATACCTGATACTTTCCAAATAATATTGCGTGGACGACTGGTTGAGCATCATAATCTTGCTGATGATCTTAAATTCCAAGAATTCATCTTGTATAGACCTCAATGTGGTGGATGTGTAGAG GGTCAAGTCATAACTACAATTGGGTTTTTAAAAGAAGCTCCACATGTCTGTGTTCATGGTTTCAATGTCTACCACAAGAATCGTTTAATATTG CCATTTTGGCCAGTTGTGAGCTATGCAGACAGTAGGGGTAGAGGGGTGGTTG GTGTTCTGGAAGCAAATTTTATTGAACCAACACATAACAAACAAGATTTTGAGAGAACTTCCCTTTTTCAAAAACTTGAAGGTCGGTTGAAGGAGATGACATGGGAGTACTG GGATTATCACTGTGGGCTAATTGGGTACCAGGTCAAAAAAAAGCCTCCAGCACCACAGCCTAAACAGGACTCACCTCTTGTTATGGCAAATGGTAAAACAAAGCCTGTCAAGTTTAGTCCAAGTTCCCCTGTTGTTGCTAGTGCAAAAGCATTGCCTGCCACTG GATTATGTACAAAAAGGAAACATTCTGATGATTTGGTGGAACTTGAAAGTGTGAAGAGGCATGGACAATCACGGGCCAATGCAATTGTTTCAGGACAGAATTTGGAAGCACAGGTCCAT CCTATCAATACAGCAACTCAGTCAAAATATCAGGAAGCTACAAACTTGATGCAGGAAAACAAGAAACTCCGAGCACA ATGCCTGGAATTTGAGAAGAGGAAAGAAGAACTCAATAAAAAG GCGACACAGCTCAGAAATGAGCTAGAAGAAGTTGAACGTGAGTATAGCCAGCTTATGGCTGAAGTAAAGTCATTGGATTTGATCAAGGAGGAAAATGATGTAAATATGTAG
- the LOC110647990 gene encoding probable BOI-related E3 ubiquitin-protein ligase 2, with amino-acid sequence MAVQAQFPLCGSQDWMENGCGGGGGGGGGFNQFYYSYLQQEQQKQQQQQCNVQMVQNQLQKNQNHCFDNNIIGSSSLKTSNYHPSMAYSQSIAAYDEKQRQEIDHYIRLQNERLRFLLQEQRKQQLALLMKRIESNALPLLRQKDEEIARAAKRIAELEDFTKRLEMESQVWQRLAQENEAMVISLNNTIEQLREKASCCFENGAEDAESCCDMNREEAEETEVKNRVFVDDNVTEEERARKKMVCRGCNSRNSCILFLPCRHLCSCKACEAFLDSCPVCQTAKKASIEAIMV; translated from the exons ATGGCTGTACAAGCGCAGTTCCCTTTGTGCGGCTCACAGGATTGGATGGAGAATGGTtgtggaggaggaggaggaggaggaggaggtttTAATCAGTTTTATTATTCCTATCTTCAACAAGAACAACAGAAGCAACAGCAGCAGCAATGCAATGTCCAGATGGTACAGAACCAGCTGCAGAAGAATCAAAATCATTGCTTTGACAATAATATTATTGGTTCTTCTTCTTTGAAAACCAGTAATTATCACCCTTCAATGGCTTATTCTCAAAGCATCGCTGCCTATGATGAAAAGCAAAGACAAGAGATTGATCACTATATCAGATTACAG AATGAGAGGTTAAGATTCTTATTGCAAGAACAAAGAAAGCAACAGCTAGCTTTATTGATGAAGAGAATAGAATCAAACGCACTGCCTTTATTGAGGCAAAAGGATGAAGAAATAGCTCGAGCAGCTAAAAGAATTGCAGAGCTTGAAGATTTCACAAAAAGATTAGAGATGGAGAGCCAAGTCTGGCAAAGGTTAGCACAAGAAAACGAAGCCATGGTTATTTCTCTCAACAACACAATAGAACAACTGAGGGAAAAAGCCTCGTGTTGCTTTGAAAACGGAGCAGAGGATGCAGAGTCATGCTGTGATATGAACAGAGAAGAAGCAGAGGAAACAGAGGTGAAAAACAGAGTATTTGTTGATGATAACGTTACAGAAGAGGAAAGAGCTAGAAAAAAGATGGTGTGCAGAGGCTGTAACTCTAGGAATTCGTGTATTTTGTTCCTTCCCTGTAGGCACCTTTGTTCATGCAAAGCTTGTGAGGCTTTTCTTGATTCTTGCCCTGTCTGTCAAACGGCAAAGAAGGCTAGCATTGAGGCTATAATGGTTTAG
- the LOC110647991 gene encoding protein MICRORCHIDIA 6 isoform X1: MKAIKLESDFVGGGLQGKNPQNARLDEHRNSMTQSGRQEFEENRSSTALSTGQSSSSVLEQGQSPVDDTGISFASTICPAPLCRQFWKAGNYDDGLGSKVTFQNGKNYLHVHPMFLHSNATSHKWAFGAIAELLDNAIDEIHNGATFVIVDKILNPRDGSPALLIHDNGGGMDPEAMRRCMSFGFSDKKNKSAIGQYGNGFKTSTMRLGADVIVFSRHLHERALTQSIGLLSYTFLSLTGLDRIVVPMVDYEFNTTTGNLEISHRCGKEHFMSNLSMILQWSPYSTEVELLKQFDDIGSHGTKVIIYNLWLNDDGIVELDFDTDPEDIRICGDIKKVDTIPAWRMVNEQHIANRLHYSLRVYLSILYLRIPDTFQIILRGRLVEHHNLADDLKFQEFILYRPQCGGCVEGQVITTIGFLKEAPHVCVHGFNVYHKNRLILPFWPVVSYADSRGRGVVGVLEANFIEPTHNKQDFERTSLFQKLEGRLKEMTWEYWDYHCGLIGYQVKKKPPAPQPKQDSPLVMANGKTKPVKFSPSSPVVASAKALPATGLCTKRKHSDDLVELESVKRHGQSRANAIVSGQNLEAQVHPINTATQSKYQEATNLMQENKKLRAQCLEFEKRKEELNKKATQLRNELEEVEREYSQLMAEVKSLDLIKEENDVNM, encoded by the exons ATGAAAGCCATTAAATTGGAGTCTGATTTTGTTGGGGGTGGGTTACAAGGGAAAAATCCCCAAAATGCCCGATTGGATGAGCATAGAAACTCCATGACCCAATCTGGGAGACAAGAATTTGAAGAAAATAGGAGCTCAACTGCATTAAGTACCGGTCAAAGTAGCTCAAGTGTATTGGAACAAGGACAATCTCCAGTAGATGACACTGGCATTTCTTTTGCGTCAACCATATGTCCAGCTCCGCTTTGTCGTCAATTTTGGAAAGCTGGGAACTATGATGATGGTCTTGGTTCCAAGGTCACATTTCAAA ATGGCAAAAACTATCTTCATGTCCACCCTATGTTTCTTCATTCCAATGCCACATCACACAAATGGGCATTTGGTG CCATAGCAGAACTGCTTGATAATGCAATTGATGAG ATCCACAATGGAGCCACTTTTGTCATTgtagataaaattttaaatccaAGAGATGGGAGTCCAGCACTGTTAATTCATG ATAATGGTGGCGGAATGGATCCAGAAGCAATGCGACGTTGCATGAGTTTTGGGTTCTCAGATAAAAAAAACAAATCTGCTATTGGACAAT ATGGGAATGGCTTTAAGACTAGCACTATGAGACTTGGGGCTGATGTTATTGTTTTCAGTCGCCACTTGCATGAGAG GGCATTGACACAAAGCATTGGTCTTCTCTCTTATACATTTTTGTCACTAACGGGACTTGACAGGATAGTAGTGCCAATG GTGGATTATGAGTTCAACACTACGACTGGGAATTTGGAAATTTCTCATCGTTGTGGAAAAGAGCATTttatgtctaatctttctatGATATTGCAGTGGTCTCCATATTCAACAGAAGTTGAGCTTCTAAAGCAA TTTGATGACATAGGGTCACATGGCACTAAAGTTATCATCTATAATTTATGGTTGAATGATGATGGGATTGTGGAGCTAGACTTCGATACGGATCCTGAG GATATTCGTATTTGTGGGGATATAAAAAAAGTTGACACAATTCCTGCTTGGAGGATGGTTAATGAACAGCACATTGCTAACCGGTTACATTACTCTCTTCGG gTGTATTTGTCCATCTTGTACTTGCGGATACCTGATACTTTCCAAATAATATTGCGTGGACGACTGGTTGAGCATCATAATCTTGCTGATGATCTTAAATTCCAAGAATTCATCTTGTATAGACCTCAATGTGGTGGATGTGTAGAG GGTCAAGTCATAACTACAATTGGGTTTTTAAAAGAAGCTCCACATGTCTGTGTTCATGGTTTCAATGTCTACCACAAGAATCGTTTAATATTG CCATTTTGGCCAGTTGTGAGCTATGCAGACAGTAGGGGTAGAGGGGTGGTTG GTGTTCTGGAAGCAAATTTTATTGAACCAACACATAACAAACAAGATTTTGAGAGAACTTCCCTTTTTCAAAAACTTGAAGGTCGGTTGAAGGAGATGACATGGGAGTACTG GGATTATCACTGTGGGCTAATTGGGTACCAGGTCAAAAAAAAGCCTCCAGCACCACAGCCTAAACAGGACTCACCTCTTGTTATGGCAAATGGTAAAACAAAGCCTGTCAAGTTTAGTCCAAGTTCCCCTGTTGTTGCTAGTGCAAAAGCATTGCCTGCCACTG GATTATGTACAAAAAGGAAACATTCTGATGATTTGGTGGAACTTGAAAGTGTGAAGAGGCATGGACAATCACGGGCCAATGCAATTGTTTCAGGACAGAATTTGGAAGCACAGGTCCAT CCTATCAATACAGCAACTCAGTCAAAATATCAGGAAGCTACAAACTTGATGCAGGAAAACAAGAAACTCCGAGCACA ATGCCTGGAATTTGAGAAGAGGAAAGAAGAACTCAATAAAAAG GCGACACAGCTCAGAAATGAGCTAGAAGAAGTTGAACGTGAGTATAGCCAGCTTATGGCTGAAGTAAAGTCATTGGATTTGATCAAGGAGGAAAATGATGTAAATATGTAG